CCGTACGAGCTGATGATCCGGGAGAGCACGGGCGGGTAGTACCCGTGTCGTGTCCGACAAACTGGAGCGATATCGCAGCAAACGCGACGCCGACCGCACCCCCGAGCCCATCCCCTCGTCGCCGCCCTCCTCCGGGGACGGCCACGCGTTCGTCATCCAGGAGCACCACGCCCGCTCACTCCACTGGGACCTGCGCCTGGAGCGCGACGGCGTACTCGTCTCCTGGGCCGTCCCCAAGGGCCTGCCTGCCGACCCCGGCACGAACCACCTGGCCGTGCAGACGGAGGACCACCCGATGGAGTACCTCACGTTCCACGGCGAGATCCCCCAGGGCGAGTACGGCGGCGGCACGATGACCATCTGGGACGCCGGCACGTACGAGGCGGAGAAGTGGTCGGATCGCGAGGTCAAGTTCGTCCTGCAGGGAAAGCGCGCCTCCGGGCGTTTCGTGCTGTTCCAGACGCGCGGGAAGAACTGGATGATCCACCGCATGGGCGCCCTGGCCCGCGACCCGTTCCCGCAGGTCGAGCCCATGCTTCCCACCGAACGCGCCAAGCCGCCCAAGGACGTCCCGGCCTACGCCTTCGAGTTCGCGTGGGGCGGCCGGCGCCTGCTCGTGCCCATCGAGGGCGGGCGCACCACGGCCGCGCGGGAGCACCCGTGGCTGCGCGGGCTGGCGAGGTCGTTCGGCAGCCGCACGGCGGTGCTGGACGGGGAGCTGGCCACGCTGGGGGGCGCCGAGATCCTGGTCTTCTACGATCTGCTGTACGACAACGGCCACTCGCTGCTCGACCAGCCCTACACGGTCCGGCGGGCGGCGCTGGAGGCGCTGGAGCTGGCGGGCGGCCACTGGCAGACCGCGCCGTCGTGGCCGGGCGAGGCGGGGCCCGTGCGTCAAGCGGCCCGCGAACAGGGGCTGCCCGGCATCGTCGCCAAGCGCCTCGACTCCCCGTACGAGCCGGGCCCGTCGAAGTCCTGGCTGTTCGTCCCGTCCTGACCCTTCGGCCCGCGGACCGGGCACGCGGCACCCACCCCGGATGGGCGCGGCGGCCACTCGGCGCTTTGGACATCGCGACGCGCGCCGACGGGCGCGGCGCCATGGACGCGCCACCACCCTGAGTTCGCCGCCTGCCAGGCGCCCGATCAAGCTAGGGCTTGTTGAGATAGGCCAGAACGGCGCGGACGCGGCGGTTGGTGTCTTCGTCGTCGACGATGCCGAGCTTGCCGAACATGGAGGTGGTGTACTTGCTGATGGCACTGTCGCTGAGGAAAAGGCGGCGACCGATGGCCTGGTTGGACAGTCCTTCGGCCATGAGAGCCAGCACGGCGTGCTCGCGTTCGGTGAGCCGCTCGAGTCCGCGGCTTGGGGAGCTGCTGGACAGCAGCTTGGCGATGACGGCCGGGTCCATGGCGGTCCCGCCGTCCGCGACGCGCTCGAGGGCGCCGATGAATTGGTCGGCGTCGAACACGCTCTCCTTCAGCAGGTAGCCGACGCCGCCGGAGCCGTCGGACAGGAGCTCCCGGGCGTACAGCTGCTCCACGTGCTGGGAGAGGATGAGGACCGGCAGCCCGGGCATCTCGGCCCGGGCGGCGAGGGCCGCGCGCAGGCCCTCGTCGGACTGGTTCGGCGGCATTCGGACGTCGATGACGGACACGTCCGGGCGCCATCTCCGTAGCGCTTCCAGCGTCTCGGGGCCAGTGGCCGCCGTGGCCACCACCTGGTGTCCGTACGCCTCGATCAGGCGGACCATCCCCTCGCGCAGGAGGTAGAGGTCTTCGGCTACAACGAGTCGCATGGCAGTGCCATTCTCACACGGGTCGGGCCGCCCGGTGGGCTGGTGATCTCCAGGGTGCCGTCGAAGACCGCGAGGCGGCGGCGCAGGCCGGCGAGTCCGCCGCCGGCGCGCACATTGGCGCCGCCCCGCCCATCGTCCTCGACCTCTACGATGAGGCCGGCGTCGTCCCGGGCAAGGGAGATACCCGCTCGGGACGCCTGGGCGTGTTTGACCGCGTTGGTCAGCAGCTCGGCAACGCCGAAGTAGACGGCGGCTTCGATCGGCGGGTCCAGGCGCAAGCCGGCGTCGGCGCTGACGGCCACGTCGAGGGGGATGTCCAGGGCCAGGGCGCGGACGGCGTCGACGAGCCCCCGCTCGTTCAGCACCGGCGGGCTGATCCCCTTGACCAATTCGCGAAGCTCGGCCAGCGAGGCGGCGGCACCGCCCCGCGCCTCCCGCATCAGCGCCTTTGCCTGGTCGGGGTCGGTCTCCATCAATTTCTCCGCGGTCGCCAGCGCGAGTCCAAGCATGACCAGGCGGGCCTGCGCCCCGTCGTGCAGGTCCCGTTCGATCCGGCGGATCTCGGCGGCCTGCGCGACCGTCGTGTCCGCGCGCTGGGCGGTCAGCTCCTCCACCCGCTCGGTCATCGCCATCGCGCGCGACGGGCGCAGGAAGCGGACGGCCACTGGCACGAGCAGCCGCCAGGCGTAGGGGGCTGTGGCGATGGCCACGGCCAAGCCGAGCACCCCGGCCAGGCGCGCGTCGGGCCCCGGCCGGCCGAGCCCGAGAACCGCCGCGACTATCCCGGCCGGCGGAACGGATGCCACCACGCCCGCGGCGAACGGCACGATCCCGGTGAACCGCACGTCACGCCAGACGGCGGGATCCTTCCACCGGACCCGCCACTTCTGATCCAGGACGGCGTCGCGGCGGCTGCGCTCGTAGGAGAAGCCATTCCACCAGTACCCGGTGGACATCCGCACCACCGGCCCGGCCTCCCGGTACCCGGCGACTATCAAGGTGCCCGTCCACCTCGCCACCAGCGAACGGGCCAGCCGGCAGAC
The Nonomuraea helvata genome window above contains:
- a CDS encoding response regulator transcription factor — protein: MRLVVAEDLYLLREGMVRLIEAYGHQVVATAATGPETLEALRRWRPDVSVIDVRMPPNQSDEGLRAALAARAEMPGLPVLILSQHVEQLYARELLSDGSGGVGYLLKESVFDADQFIGALERVADGGTAMDPAVIAKLLSSSSPSRGLERLTEREHAVLALMAEGLSNQAIGRRLFLSDSAISKYTTSMFGKLGIVDDEDTNRRVRAVLAYLNKP
- a CDS encoding DNA polymerase ligase N-terminal domain-containing protein encodes the protein MSDKLERYRSKRDADRTPEPIPSSPPSSGDGHAFVIQEHHARSLHWDLRLERDGVLVSWAVPKGLPADPGTNHLAVQTEDHPMEYLTFHGEIPQGEYGGGTMTIWDAGTYEAEKWSDREVKFVLQGKRASGRFVLFQTRGKNWMIHRMGALARDPFPQVEPMLPTERAKPPKDVPAYAFEFAWGGRRLLVPIEGGRTTAAREHPWLRGLARSFGSRTAVLDGELATLGGAEILVFYDLLYDNGHSLLDQPYTVRRAALEALELAGGHWQTAPSWPGEAGPVRQAAREQGLPGIVAKRLDSPYEPGPSKSWLFVPS
- a CDS encoding sensor histidine kinase encodes the protein MRQLGIWAERVGVGFVRSCVVAVVTMLAPAVWAVAVAWAIWWGPGNPWSWLGPFVLVCVGTLALSRPVCRLARSLVARWTGTLIVAGYREAGPVVRMSTGYWWNGFSYERSRRDAVLDQKWRVRWKDPAVWRDVRFTGIVPFAAGVVASVPPAGIVAAVLGLGRPGPDARLAGVLGLAVAIATAPYAWRLLVPVAVRFLRPSRAMAMTERVEELTAQRADTTVAQAAEIRRIERDLHDGAQARLVMLGLALATAEKLMETDPDQAKALMREARGGAAASLAELRELVKGISPPVLNERGLVDAVRALALDIPLDVAVSADAGLRLDPPIEAAVYFGVAELLTNAVKHAQASRAGISLARDDAGLIVEVEDDGRGGANVRAGGGLAGLRRRLAVFDGTLEITSPPGGPTRVRMALPCDSL